The following proteins are co-located in the Paludibaculum fermentans genome:
- a CDS encoding PP2C family protein-serine/threonine phosphatase, translated as MKRYLIAAGVALIVLAALAMRPQAGHAGGAAPWTREHAIASTVALARDLGIDIANWEFLISVEPQEDWVDMQGRHPESSLLKAFSGTRYRVLARAPASKSTVTADFDGTGRPLRWRPRLAGELPAAAQMSKDAVLARFGQADAAQFQPMTERSADAGQRGRRSRRDEDEKPSVETIKWEWRDPKIDGLRAELIASYEKGKLDEVVLHHDVPRSVRRNSSVPGSKWKEILSGIGTFFQVCIVGGAVMFLLISLTDRRDHLRLALWVFGAVAVFYLCCLLVGGRQGYLSANWDQNDFDSASNKAGFLFGLFVTRPLALAFPLAAGFLLIREGQLQSWLSILWLTLRRKLIPSAGRELAGGVLLSAPLAVLPYLVCAVLPMTGVRLDAARAGVLMDTSPAMGTLVQFPVLCYHLLCIFAVMLPLLWRPSPRLKWRLGLLFLAGPLICLARFSPLSGNSYVAIAFAFLMFAAWLWVYRQFGLLGLMACLLGLYTLYDFSAVLAFPAGRLWPLTQLLLVWAVPLVGGLVIAARPSPVNVQELAGEISRRNDPPPGSAPRSERERLLTEFAVAREAQMGMLPDKPPSIPGFSLFASCVPAREVGGDLFDFLEMPRGCWAMCVADVSGKGVPAALYMTLTKGMLAAEQAMATGILDLACAINRQLLLAGKRRTFVTLAMGLLDPERRALEVLRAGHNPILWWRAALGESLYVQPKGIGLGLAGDRIFSKSIECQELLLADGDLIVFYSDGLTEAMNPRQEQYGEDRLQSIVARAAGLDAPELAQAILDDVEVFKAGADPHDDLTLVVLRCLPNGEVPA; from the coding sequence ATGAAACGCTACCTGATCGCCGCCGGAGTCGCTCTCATCGTCCTGGCCGCCCTCGCCATGCGCCCGCAGGCCGGCCATGCCGGCGGCGCGGCGCCCTGGACCCGTGAACACGCCATTGCCTCCACCGTCGCGCTGGCCCGCGACCTGGGCATCGACATCGCCAATTGGGAGTTCCTCATCTCCGTCGAGCCCCAGGAGGATTGGGTGGACATGCAGGGCCGCCATCCCGAGTCCTCGCTACTGAAGGCATTCTCCGGCACCCGCTACCGTGTGCTGGCCCGCGCCCCCGCCAGTAAGTCCACCGTGACGGCTGACTTTGACGGCACCGGCCGCCCGTTGCGCTGGCGGCCCCGGTTGGCAGGTGAGCTGCCCGCCGCCGCGCAGATGTCCAAGGACGCCGTATTGGCCCGCTTTGGCCAAGCGGATGCCGCGCAGTTTCAGCCCATGACCGAGCGTTCAGCCGATGCCGGGCAGCGCGGCCGGCGGTCCCGCCGCGACGAAGACGAGAAACCCAGCGTCGAAACAATCAAGTGGGAGTGGCGGGATCCCAAAATCGATGGCTTGCGGGCCGAGCTCATCGCTTCCTACGAGAAAGGCAAGCTGGACGAAGTAGTCCTCCACCACGATGTGCCCCGCTCTGTCCGGCGCAACTCGTCGGTGCCCGGCTCCAAATGGAAAGAGATTCTGTCCGGAATCGGCACGTTCTTCCAGGTTTGTATCGTTGGCGGTGCGGTGATGTTCCTGCTCATCAGCCTCACCGATCGGCGCGACCACTTGCGCCTGGCCCTCTGGGTGTTTGGCGCTGTCGCCGTCTTTTACCTGTGCTGCCTGCTCGTAGGAGGGCGGCAGGGATACCTCTCCGCGAATTGGGACCAAAACGACTTTGACAGCGCCAGCAACAAGGCCGGTTTCCTGTTCGGCCTGTTCGTCACGCGCCCTCTGGCCCTGGCGTTCCCCCTGGCTGCCGGATTCCTGCTCATCCGCGAAGGGCAGTTGCAATCCTGGCTCTCCATCCTCTGGCTCACGCTCCGCCGGAAGCTGATCCCCTCGGCCGGGCGTGAACTCGCGGGTGGAGTGCTCCTCTCGGCTCCGCTGGCGGTGCTCCCCTATCTGGTTTGCGCGGTGCTCCCCATGACAGGGGTCCGCCTGGATGCGGCCCGCGCGGGCGTTTTGATGGATACTTCACCAGCCATGGGCACGCTGGTTCAGTTTCCGGTGCTCTGCTATCACCTGCTTTGCATCTTCGCCGTCATGCTGCCGCTGCTCTGGAGGCCCTCTCCCCGGCTGAAATGGCGGCTGGGCCTGCTCTTTCTGGCTGGACCCCTGATCTGCCTGGCCCGCTTCTCGCCCTTGTCCGGCAACAGCTATGTGGCCATCGCCTTTGCCTTCCTGATGTTCGCCGCCTGGCTCTGGGTCTACCGGCAGTTTGGCCTGCTGGGCCTGATGGCATGTCTGCTGGGCCTCTATACGCTGTACGACTTCTCCGCCGTGCTCGCCTTCCCGGCCGGCCGCCTGTGGCCCCTCACGCAGTTGCTGCTGGTCTGGGCGGTGCCTCTGGTGGGCGGCCTCGTGATCGCCGCCCGTCCCTCTCCAGTGAACGTGCAGGAGTTGGCGGGCGAGATCTCGCGCCGCAACGATCCGCCGCCCGGCTCCGCTCCCCGGTCGGAGCGGGAGCGCCTGCTCACGGAATTCGCCGTGGCGCGCGAGGCACAGATGGGCATGCTGCCCGATAAGCCTCCGTCGATTCCCGGATTCTCGCTCTTCGCCAGTTGCGTGCCCGCTCGCGAGGTGGGTGGCGACCTCTTCGATTTCCTCGAAATGCCGCGCGGATGCTGGGCCATGTGTGTCGCCGACGTCTCCGGCAAGGGCGTCCCCGCCGCGTTGTATATGACCCTGACCAAGGGCATGCTGGCCGCCGAACAGGCCATGGCGACCGGGATCCTCGACCTCGCCTGCGCCATCAACCGCCAACTGTTGCTGGCCGGCAAACGGCGCACCTTCGTCACTCTGGCCATGGGGTTGCTCGATCCTGAACGCCGCGCGCTCGAGGTGCTGCGCGCCGGCCACAATCCCATCCTGTGGTGGCGCGCCGCGCTGGGCGAGTCGCTCTACGTGCAGCCCAAGGGCATTGGGCTCGGGTTGGCCGGAGACCGCATCTTTTCGAAGAGCATCGAATGCCAGGAACTCCTGCTCGCCGATGGCGACCTGATCGTGTTCTACTCCGACGGGTTGACCGAGGCGATGAACCCCAGGCAGGAGCAATACGGAGAAGACCGCCTGCAATCGATCGTCGCGCGGGCCGCCGGCCTGGACGCGCCGGAACTGGCCCAGGCCATCCTCGACGACGTCGAGGTCTTCAAGGCGGGCGCCGATCCGCACGACGATCTCACCCTCGTGGTCCTGCGCTGCCTGCCGAACGGCGAAGTCCCGGCGTAA